From one Fusobacterium mortiferum ATCC 9817 genomic stretch:
- a CDS encoding sulfatase family protein → MKKLNKKPNIVLITTDQMRADAIGYINSKVITPNLDMMAKEGVVFTNSFCSSPVCTPSRAGIFTGRYPMNTGAWNIGTCLDENEITLADWLKGEGYYNIGVGKMHFRPQLKDFDNNYEDVEVRDRVRERDKTYYGFDETYITEDDKQGKYLDFLDENGYHLEVGKGNDGMNPLPEEFNQTYWIGMKSCEAIRKYDFNKPLFMMTNFVDPHHPFDPAEKFARMYDGVEIDSPISKDKFCNERPEYLKRQGERGYWPGGGEQHKLSDEKVEEYTRYYYAMITFIDQEIGKIRKELEKKGELDNTIIIFTSDHGEYMGDYGLLQKGPFMYDNLIKVPLLFWGKGVEKSVTSDEIVENIDIVPTILELIGKEVPYGIQGESLKNILQKIDKERVKKSAIVTYDARDRGIMVKSYRDKRYKLNLFMNEEYGEMYDLEVDPQETTNLFFKEEYLQLKNELLLKACYRMMECSDPLSKRTANW, encoded by the coding sequence GTGAAAAAGTTGAATAAAAAACCAAATATAGTACTAATAACAACTGACCAAATGAGAGCTGATGCTATTGGATATATAAATTCTAAAGTGATAACTCCTAATTTGGATATGATGGCAAAAGAAGGAGTGGTATTTACAAATTCATTTTGTAGTAGTCCAGTGTGTACTCCATCAAGAGCAGGAATCTTTACAGGAAGATATCCTATGAATACAGGAGCTTGGAATATTGGAACTTGTTTAGATGAAAATGAGATTACTTTAGCCGATTGGTTAAAAGGTGAGGGATACTACAATATAGGTGTTGGAAAGATGCATTTCAGACCTCAGTTAAAAGATTTTGATAATAATTATGAAGATGTAGAAGTAAGAGATAGAGTAAGAGAAAGAGATAAGACTTATTATGGTTTTGATGAAACTTATATTACAGAAGATGATAAACAGGGAAAATATTTAGATTTTTTAGATGAAAATGGATATCATCTAGAAGTAGGTAAGGGAAATGATGGAATGAATCCTTTGCCAGAAGAGTTTAATCAAACTTATTGGATAGGAATGAAGAGTTGTGAAGCAATAAGAAAATACGATTTTAATAAACCATTATTTATGATGACAAATTTTGTAGACCCGCACCATCCATTTGATCCAGCTGAAAAGTTTGCTAGAATGTATGATGGAGTAGAAATAGACTCTCCTATCTCAAAAGATAAATTTTGTAATGAGAGACCAGAATACTTAAAGAGACAAGGAGAAAGAGGATATTGGCCTGGTGGTGGTGAGCAGCATAAACTTTCTGATGAAAAGGTAGAAGAATATACAAGATATTATTATGCTATGATAACTTTTATAGATCAAGAGATAGGAAAGATAAGAAAAGAGCTAGAGAAAAAGGGAGAGTTAGATAATACTATAATTATTTTTACAAGTGATCACGGAGAGTATATGGGAGATTATGGACTTTTACAAAAGGGACCATTTATGTATGATAACTTAATAAAAGTACCTTTATTGTTTTGGGGAAAAGGAGTAGAAAAATCTGTAACTTCAGATGAAATAGTAGAAAATATTGATATTGTTCCAACTATTTTAGAATTAATAGGAAAAGAAGTTCCATATGGTATTCAAGGAGAAAGCTTAAAAAATATTTTACAAAAAATAGATAAAGAGAGGGTAAAAAAATCTGCAATAGTAACCTATGATGCTAGAGATAGAGGAATAATGGTTAAAAGCTATAGAGATAAGAGATATAAATTAAATTTATTTATGAATGAAGAATATGGGGAGATGTATGACTTAGAAGTAGATCCTCAAGAAACAACAAACCTTTTCTTTAAAGAGGAATACTTACAATTAAAAAATGAGCTTTTATTAAAAGCTTGCTATAGAATGATGGAGTGTAGTGACCCATTATCAAAAAGAACAGCAAACTGGTAA
- a CDS encoding solute:sodium symporter family transporter produces the protein MVFTLGTFVFFTALVAVISWYLTKDDDLKTESGYFLGGRSLSATVIAGSMMLTNLSTEQMVGLNAQGFKSGLAVIAWESGASIGIVILAIYFLPKYLQGSITTVPEFLEERYDKSVRNIVSIFFLLTLGIAFLPTVLYSGSIAMMKLFDIPGIFGISQESAIVLSVWLIGIIGSIYAIFGGLKAVAVSDTVNGVGLVIGGLAIPVLGFIYLGDGSMLKGMEYIFQHAPEKLNTIGGKDSQAPFGAAITGMRITALYYWCTNQAIIQRALGAKSLKEGQKGVLLTALLKIVVAPLILVVPGIIAYCIYGNEIGGDIVYPTLVNKLLPTYMTGFFGAVLFGAVLSSFNSALNSASTIFSLNIYKPLFKPEASEEYLIKISKYFGTILAVFSMIVAPFISKSSGGLFEFIQKVAGLFSVPIAIIVLVGIFSRKASALAAKISMGFFVIVYGYTQFIGSFKLHFLYVVAILFVICLIIIYVVDKIIPPKKEYSLPVRYEVPIEPWEYRYTVSVILMALLVYIYVIFSKLGILYGGEFIKMRASIITLIFIVITGLICTWTRKIEKNSK, from the coding sequence ATGGTTTTTACACTGGGAACTTTCGTGTTCTTTACAGCTCTAGTTGCTGTAATCTCTTGGTATCTTACAAAAGATGACGATTTGAAAACAGAGAGTGGTTATTTCTTAGGAGGTAGAAGTTTAAGTGCAACAGTAATTGCTGGTTCAATGATGTTAACAAATCTATCTACTGAACAGATGGTAGGGCTTAATGCACAGGGATTTAAAAGTGGACTTGCAGTAATAGCTTGGGAATCTGGAGCATCTATTGGTATAGTTATTTTGGCAATATATTTTTTACCTAAATATTTACAAGGTTCTATTACAACAGTTCCAGAATTTTTGGAAGAAAGATATGACAAATCAGTTAGAAATATTGTAAGTATATTCTTCTTATTAACTTTAGGAATAGCATTTTTACCAACAGTACTATATTCTGGTTCAATAGCTATGATGAAACTTTTTGATATTCCTGGAATATTTGGAATTTCACAAGAGAGTGCAATAGTTTTATCTGTTTGGCTTATAGGAATAATAGGAAGTATATATGCAATATTTGGTGGATTAAAAGCTGTTGCAGTATCTGATACTGTCAATGGAGTTGGTTTAGTAATAGGAGGACTAGCAATACCTGTTCTTGGATTTATATATTTAGGAGATGGAAGTATGTTAAAGGGTATGGAATATATTTTCCAACATGCACCTGAAAAGCTAAATACTATAGGAGGTAAAGATTCACAAGCACCTTTTGGAGCAGCTATTACAGGAATGAGAATAACAGCTCTATATTATTGGTGTACTAACCAAGCTATAATTCAAAGAGCATTGGGAGCTAAATCTTTAAAAGAAGGGCAAAAAGGGGTTCTGTTAACAGCATTATTAAAGATAGTAGTAGCTCCATTGATATTAGTTGTACCTGGAATAATAGCTTATTGTATCTATGGAAATGAAATAGGTGGAGACATAGTATATCCAACTTTAGTAAATAAATTACTTCCTACTTATATGACAGGTTTCTTTGGTGCTGTATTGTTTGGAGCAGTATTAAGTTCTTTTAACTCAGCTTTAAACTCTGCTTCTACAATATTTAGTTTAAATATTTATAAGCCACTATTTAAACCAGAAGCAAGTGAGGAGTACTTAATAAAAATTAGTAAATATTTTGGAACTATTCTTGCAGTATTTTCAATGATAGTAGCTCCATTTATATCTAAATCTTCTGGTGGGTTATTTGAGTTTATACAAAAAGTTGCTGGACTATTTAGTGTACCAATAGCTATAATAGTTTTAGTAGGAATATTTAGTAGAAAAGCTAGTGCTTTAGCAGCAAAAATAAGTATGGGATTCTTTGTAATAGTTTATGGATATACTCAATTTATAGGAAGCTTTAAATTACATTTCCTATATGTAGTAGCAATTTTATTTGTAATTTGTTTAATCATAATTTATGTAGTTGATAAAATTATTCCTCCTAAAAAAGAGTATAGTTTACCAGTTAGATATGAGGTTCCTATTGAGCCTTGGGAGTATAGATATACAGTATCAGTTATATTGATGGCATTATTAGTTTATATCTATGTAATTTTCTCTAAATTAGGAATTTTATATGGTGGAGAATTTATAAAAATGAGAGCATCAATAATAACTTTAATATTTATAGTGATTACTGGATTAATTTGTACTTGGACAAGAAAAATAGAAAAAAATAGTAAATAA
- the citD gene encoding citrate lyase acyl carrier protein, producing the protein MTLKKAAKCGTLESNDIFLMLTPSEDGIEIELESTVEKQFGEHIKEVIKAKLLELEIDSVLVQAQDKGALDYTIRARIEAAVARGL; encoded by the coding sequence ATGACATTAAAAAAAGCTGCTAAATGCGGAACTTTAGAATCTAATGACATATTTTTAATGCTTACTCCTTCTGAAGATGGAATAGAAATTGAGTTAGAAAGTACTGTTGAAAAACAATTTGGAGAACATATCAAAGAAGTTATAAAAGCTAAACTTTTAGAATTAGAAATTGATAGTGTTCTTGTACAGGCACAAGATAAAGGAGCTCTTGACTATACTATAAGAGCTAGAATTGAAGCTGCTGTAGCTAGAGGACTATAA
- a CDS encoding acetate uptake transporter, with product MSQNNHVKIEVADPSALGLLGLAIVTFVASANKFGIVSGVSLVIPWAIFLGAFVQLIACLNDIKHGNVFGTTAFGGYAFFWFGMAMGWMIQLGVFGETMKAAADPKAFGFVFLGYLIFTLYMTIGSIETNKTLLIIFILIDFLFIGLALSSFGIAYHYTHMLAAISELLIALMSFYGSAANVLNKTFGREFLPLGKPLGIFRNSERNNIQLDKSPISVEIFNK from the coding sequence ATGAGTCAAAATAATCATGTTAAAATTGAAGTAGCAGATCCTTCAGCACTTGGACTTTTAGGACTTGCTATTGTTACTTTCGTAGCTTCAGCTAATAAATTTGGAATTGTAAGTGGAGTATCACTTGTTATTCCTTGGGCAATATTTTTAGGAGCTTTTGTACAACTTATAGCCTGTTTAAACGATATAAAACATGGGAATGTATTTGGTACTACTGCCTTTGGTGGATATGCTTTCTTTTGGTTTGGAATGGCTATGGGTTGGATGATACAACTTGGAGTATTTGGTGAAACAATGAAAGCTGCTGCTGACCCAAAAGCTTTTGGATTCGTATTTTTAGGTTATTTAATTTTTACACTATATATGACAATAGGGTCTATTGAAACTAACAAGACATTACTTATTATTTTTATCTTAATAGATTTCTTATTTATAGGATTAGCACTTTCATCTTTTGGAATAGCTTATCATTACACTCATATGTTAGCTGCTATATCAGAATTATTAATTGCTCTTATGTCATTTTATGGTTCTGCTGCAAATGTATTGAATAAAACTTTTGGAAGAGAATTTTTACCACTTGGAAAACCATTAGGAATATTTAGAAATAGTGAAAGAAATAATATACAATTAGATAAATCTCCTATCTCAGTAGAGATATTTAATAAATAA
- a CDS encoding methylaspartate ammonia-lyase, whose protein sequence is MKIIDVVCSAGKTGFYFDDQRAIKAGAGHDGMFYLGETVTPGFETIRQSGESISVQLILEDGQVAFGDCAAVQYSGAGGRDPLFLAKDFIPVIEKEIAPKLIGRDLNNFKTLAEEFDSMQVEGKRLHTAIRYGITQALLDAVAKARKVTMAEVIQADYNTGLEITKRPIFTQSGDDRYMNADKMIIKGADVLPHALINNVKEKLGEHGEILLDYVKWLRDRILAKRVNPEYYPIFHIDVYGTIGAAFNCDTVKMADYIATLVEAAKPFKLRIEGPMDVEDRDKQIEALAALTAEVDRRGIEVELVADEWCNTLEDIKLFADKKAGHVVQIKTPDLGGVNNIADAILYCNKVGIGSYCGGTCNETNRSAEVTTNIGMACGALQVLAKPGMGVDEGFMIVFNEMARVEALVNRRKNK, encoded by the coding sequence ATGAAAATTATAGATGTAGTTTGCTCAGCTGGAAAAACAGGATTTTACTTTGATGACCAAAGAGCTATCAAAGCTGGAGCTGGACATGATGGGATGTTCTACTTAGGAGAAACTGTTACTCCTGGATTTGAAACTATTAGACAATCTGGAGAATCTATATCTGTTCAATTAATACTTGAAGATGGACAAGTTGCTTTTGGAGATTGTGCTGCAGTTCAATACTCTGGTGCAGGTGGAAGAGATCCTCTATTCCTAGCTAAAGATTTTATACCAGTTATCGAAAAAGAGATTGCACCAAAATTAATTGGAAGAGATTTAAATAACTTTAAAACTCTAGCTGAAGAGTTTGATTCTATGCAAGTTGAAGGAAAAAGATTACATACAGCTATCAGATATGGAATCACTCAAGCTTTACTAGATGCAGTTGCTAAAGCTAGAAAAGTAACTATGGCTGAAGTTATTCAAGCAGACTACAACACTGGATTAGAAATCACAAAAAGACCTATATTCACTCAATCTGGTGACGATAGATATATGAATGCTGATAAAATGATAATCAAAGGTGCAGACGTTCTTCCTCATGCTTTAATTAATAACGTTAAAGAAAAATTAGGAGAACATGGAGAAATCTTACTTGACTATGTAAAATGGTTGAGAGATAGAATCTTAGCTAAGAGAGTTAACCCAGAGTACTATCCGATATTCCACATAGATGTATATGGAACTATTGGTGCTGCATTTAACTGTGACACTGTAAAAATGGCTGATTATATAGCTACATTAGTAGAAGCTGCTAAACCATTTAAATTAAGAATTGAAGGTCCTATGGATGTAGAGGATAGAGATAAACAAATCGAAGCTCTTGCAGCTTTAACTGCTGAGGTAGATAGAAGAGGAATTGAAGTTGAGTTAGTTGCTGATGAGTGGTGTAATACTTTAGAAGATATTAAATTATTTGCTGATAAAAAAGCTGGACACGTAGTTCAAATAAAAACTCCTGACTTAGGAGGAGTTAACAACATAGCTGACGCAATTCTTTATTGTAACAAAGTAGGAATTGGATCTTACTGTGGAGGAACTTGTAACGAAACTAACAGATCTGCTGAAGTTACAACTAACATAGGAATGGCTTGTGGGGCTCTTCAAGTTCTCGCTAAACCAGGAATGGGTGTTGACGAAGGATTTATGATTGTATTTAATGAAATGGCAAGAGTAGAAGCTTTAGTAAACAGAAGAAAAAACAAATAG
- a CDS encoding HpcH/HpaI aldolase/citrate lyase family protein, with translation MKLRRTMLFMPGNNPGMLQTAPVFGSDAVIFDLEDAVALTEKDAARILVSEALKTMKYDTVEVVVRVNPLSTPFADKDIDIIARLKPDAILLPKACPEDITELDRRLNKIEEEEGFEHGSIKIHPLVETTYGVEKVYETIKASPRVISVLLGGEDLAVDLGVKRTKNSDELLYSRTKIINACKACKVDAIDTPFTDTNDYEGLMADTLKAKMLGFTGKLSINPRQIDTIHKGYAPSEAEITHAQRVMAAKEEAAKQGLGVFSLDGKMVDLPIINRAIHTLDMAKLMGLID, from the coding sequence GTGAAATTAAGAAGAACTATGCTATTTATGCCTGGAAATAATCCAGGTATGTTACAAACAGCACCTGTATTTGGTTCAGATGCTGTTATATTTGACTTAGAAGATGCTGTTGCTTTAACAGAAAAAGATGCAGCTAGAATTTTAGTAAGTGAAGCTTTAAAAACTATGAAATATGATACAGTAGAAGTAGTAGTTAGAGTAAATCCTTTGTCTACTCCATTTGCTGATAAAGATATTGACATTATAGCTAGGCTTAAACCTGACGCTATTCTACTTCCAAAAGCTTGTCCAGAAGATATAACTGAACTTGATAGAAGATTAAATAAAATAGAAGAAGAAGAAGGATTTGAACATGGAAGTATAAAAATCCATCCACTAGTTGAAACTACTTATGGAGTTGAAAAAGTATATGAAACTATAAAAGCTAGTCCTAGAGTAATTTCTGTTCTACTTGGTGGAGAAGATCTTGCAGTGGATTTAGGAGTTAAAAGAACTAAAAACTCTGATGAATTATTATATTCTAGAACTAAAATTATAAATGCTTGTAAGGCTTGCAAAGTTGATGCTATAGATACTCCATTTACAGACACAAACGATTATGAAGGACTTATGGCTGATACATTAAAAGCTAAGATGCTTGGATTTACAGGAAAATTAAGTATTAATCCTAGACAAATAGATACTATCCACAAAGGATATGCACCTTCTGAGGCTGAAATTACTCATGCTCAAAGAGTTATGGCTGCAAAAGAAGAAGCTGCTAAACAAGGACTTGGAGTTTTCTCATTAGATGGTAAAATGGTTGACCTTCCTATTATCAACAGAGCTATTCATACTTTAGATATGGCTAAATTAATGGGACTTATTGATTAA
- the asnA gene encoding aspartate--ammonia ligase, whose product MIKTYDCKLDLFETEVAIKKVKDFFERALAYELNLTRVSAPLYVRKSSGLNDDLSGVERPVKFDTHWDRNEEYQIIHSLAKWKRMALKRYKFPVHTGLYTDMNAIRRDEDLDNIHSMYVDQWDWELIINKEERTTETLKAIVKDIYKALRKTEEFINREYPVFSTKLPEDIFFITSQELEDAYPELTAKERENEICRVHKAVFISQIGKTLRSGKKHDGRAPDYDDWELNGDILVWNPVLEQGFELSSMGIRVSEESLQLQLKLDGKEERKELPFHKSLIAKELPYTVGGGIGQSRICMFFLEKLHIGEVQASIWPEEMVEEFAKIGAHFL is encoded by the coding sequence ATGATAAAAACTTATGATTGTAAACTTGATTTATTTGAAACGGAAGTAGCTATAAAAAAAGTTAAGGACTTTTTTGAGAGAGCTCTAGCTTATGAATTAAACCTTACTAGGGTATCTGCACCTCTTTATGTTAGAAAATCTTCTGGTTTAAATGATGACTTAAGTGGAGTAGAAAGACCTGTAAAATTTGATACTCATTGGGATAGAAATGAAGAGTATCAAATTATACATTCACTTGCTAAATGGAAAAGAATGGCTCTTAAAAGATATAAGTTCCCTGTACATACAGGATTATATACAGATATGAACGCTATTAGAAGAGATGAAGATTTAGATAATATCCACTCTATGTATGTTGACCAATGGGACTGGGAGCTTATAATAAACAAAGAAGAAAGAACAACTGAAACATTAAAAGCTATTGTAAAAGATATCTACAAAGCTCTTAGAAAAACAGAAGAGTTTATCAATAGAGAGTATCCTGTATTTTCTACAAAATTACCTGAAGATATTTTCTTTATAACTTCTCAAGAATTAGAAGATGCTTATCCAGAACTTACAGCAAAAGAGAGAGAAAATGAAATTTGTAGAGTACACAAAGCTGTATTTATCTCTCAAATAGGAAAAACTTTAAGATCAGGTAAAAAGCATGATGGAAGAGCTCCTGACTATGATGACTGGGAATTAAATGGAGATATCTTAGTATGGAACCCTGTATTAGAACAAGGTTTTGAGCTTTCATCTATGGGAATTAGAGTTAGTGAAGAGAGCTTACAACTTCAATTAAAACTTGATGGCAAAGAAGAAAGAAAAGAATTACCTTTCCACAAATCTTTAATAGCTAAAGAGTTGCCTTATACTGTTGGTGGAGGAATAGGACAATCGAGAATTTGTATGTTCTTCTTAGAAAAATTACATATAGGAGAGGTACAAGCATCTATATGGCCAGAAGAAATGGTAGAGGAATTTGCTAAAATAGGAGCTCATTTCCTATAA
- the citF gene encoding citrate lyase subunit alpha translates to MKNILGREVPDFIEGYGKVTHYNGYLANTTGVVKKNCNFKTITPEDNKLYTDLSILMDKLPLKDGMTVSFHHHLRNGDYVLNLIMAEIAKRGYKDITLVASSIFPCHKPVVEYMEKGIVTQIYAGYMSGPVAQAISEGKLQKPAVMHTHGGRARIMETGEVEVDIAFVAAPTSDEYGNINGVDGKSACGALGYAHSDVENAKLVVAITDNLVPFPNPTIEINQTLIDYVLVIDAIGDPKGIVSGTTQITKNPIGLKVADLTAKFIEQSGYLKDGMSFQTGAGGISLAVAAEVKNLMKSKNIVGSFAAGGITGYIVDMYKEGLFKALFDVQCFDLNAIKSAKENPNHIKMSASMYANANNKGSVVNKLDIVILGATEMDTNFNVNVTTGSDGIIMGGSGGHSDTAAGSKLCIIVSQLVNARISVVKDRITTVTTPGETVDVLVTERGIAINPLRKDLIEKFKNSNLPIKTIEELKEIAESMTGKEKPIEFEDRIVAIVQYRDGSVVDVVRQIKK, encoded by the coding sequence ATGAAAAATATTTTAGGAAGAGAGGTTCCTGATTTTATAGAAGGATATGGAAAAGTAACTCATTACAATGGGTATCTTGCTAATACAACAGGAGTGGTTAAGAAAAATTGTAATTTTAAAACTATAACCCCTGAAGATAATAAATTATATACTGATTTATCAATATTGATGGATAAGCTTCCACTTAAAGATGGTATGACTGTTTCTTTTCATCACCACTTAAGAAATGGAGACTATGTTTTAAATTTAATAATGGCTGAAATTGCTAAAAGAGGATATAAAGATATCACATTAGTTGCAAGTTCTATTTTCCCTTGTCATAAACCTGTAGTAGAATATATGGAAAAAGGAATAGTTACTCAAATATATGCTGGATATATGTCTGGACCTGTAGCTCAAGCTATATCTGAAGGTAAATTACAAAAACCTGCAGTTATGCACACTCATGGTGGAAGAGCTAGAATAATGGAAACAGGAGAAGTTGAAGTAGATATTGCTTTTGTTGCAGCTCCAACTTCTGATGAATATGGAAATATTAATGGAGTAGATGGAAAATCAGCTTGTGGAGCTTTAGGATATGCTCATTCTGATGTAGAAAATGCTAAATTAGTAGTAGCTATTACTGATAATTTAGTTCCATTTCCAAATCCTACTATAGAAATCAATCAAACTTTAATTGACTATGTTTTAGTAATAGATGCTATTGGAGATCCTAAAGGAATAGTTTCTGGAACTACTCAAATAACTAAAAATCCTATTGGTTTAAAAGTTGCAGACTTAACTGCTAAATTTATAGAGCAATCTGGATATTTAAAAGATGGTATGAGTTTTCAAACAGGAGCTGGAGGAATATCTCTTGCAGTTGCTGCTGAAGTTAAAAACTTAATGAAATCTAAAAATATTGTAGGTAGTTTTGCTGCTGGAGGAATTACTGGATATATAGTTGATATGTATAAAGAGGGATTATTTAAAGCATTATTTGATGTTCAATGTTTTGATCTAAATGCTATTAAATCAGCTAAAGAAAATCCTAATCATATAAAAATGTCTGCTTCTATGTATGCTAATGCTAATAATAAAGGTTCTGTTGTAAATAAACTTGATATAGTTATTCTCGGTGCTACTGAAATGGATACTAATTTCAATGTAAATGTTACTACTGGTTCTGATGGTATTATCATGGGGGGATCTGGAGGACACAGTGATACAGCTGCTGGTTCTAAACTTTGTATTATTGTTTCTCAACTAGTTAATGCTAGAATATCTGTTGTAAAAGATAGAATTACTACTGTAACTACTCCAGGAGAAACAGTTGATGTACTTGTTACTGAAAGAGGTATCGCTATCAATCCATTAAGAAAAGATTTAATTGAAAAATTTAAAAACTCTAATTTACCAATTAAAACTATTGAAGAGTTAAAAGAAATAGCAGAATCAATGACTGGCAAAGAAAAGCCTATAGAATTTGAAGATAGAATTGTCGCTATTGTTCAATATAGAGATGGATCAGTTGTAGATGTAGTAAGACAAATCAAGAAATAA
- the metK gene encoding methionine adenosyltransferase: MKNLTYFTSEFVSPGHPDKVSDQISDAVLDACLADDPSSRVACEVFCTTGQVIVGGEITTSTYIDIQDIVRKKIDEIGYREGMGFDSNCGVLNAIHAQSPDIAMGVDVGGAGDQGIMFGGAVKETPELMPLALVLAREILVRLTKMTRSKELAWARPDAKAQVTLAYDENGKIDHVDTIVLSVQHNPDVTQEQIKADVKEKVIRPVLEAYNLNPADVKKYHINPTGRFVIGGPHGDTGLTGRKIIVDTYGGYFRHGGGAFSGKDPSKVDRSAAYAARWVAKNIVAADLADKCEVQLSYAIGVVEPTSVKVDTFGTGKVSEIELAEAVKKVFDLTPRGIEKSLELRSGKFKYQDLAAFGHIGRTDLDIPWEKTNKVEELKAILNK; encoded by the coding sequence ATGAAAAATTTAACTTATTTTACATCTGAATTCGTATCACCTGGACACCCTGATAAAGTATCTGACCAAATATCTGATGCTGTATTAGATGCTTGTCTTGCTGATGACCCTAGTTCAAGAGTAGCTTGTGAAGTTTTCTGTACTACTGGACAAGTTATTGTTGGTGGGGAGATTACTACTTCTACTTATATTGATATCCAAGATATAGTTAGAAAAAAGATAGATGAAATTGGATATAGAGAAGGAATGGGATTTGACTCTAACTGTGGTGTTTTAAACGCCATACATGCTCAATCACCTGATATCGCTATGGGAGTAGATGTTGGTGGAGCTGGAGACCAAGGAATAATGTTTGGTGGAGCTGTAAAAGAAACTCCAGAACTTATGCCACTTGCTTTAGTTTTAGCTAGAGAAATTCTTGTAAGATTAACTAAAATGACTAGAAGTAAAGAATTAGCATGGGCTAGACCTGATGCTAAGGCTCAAGTAACTTTAGCTTATGATGAAAATGGAAAGATTGACCACGTTGATACAATAGTACTATCTGTACAACACAATCCTGATGTAACTCAAGAGCAAATAAAAGCTGATGTTAAAGAGAAAGTAATAAGACCTGTACTTGAAGCATATAATTTAAATCCAGCTGATGTTAAAAAATATCATATCAATCCAACTGGAAGATTCGTTATAGGAGGACCACACGGAGATACAGGACTTACTGGAAGAAAAATCATAGTAGATACTTATGGTGGATACTTCAGACATGGTGGAGGAGCATTCTCAGGAAAAGACCCTTCAAAAGTTGACAGATCAGCAGCTTATGCAGCAAGATGGGTAGCTAAAAACATAGTAGCAGCAGATTTAGCAGATAAATGTGAAGTACAATTATCTTATGCAATAGGAGTAGTAGAACCTACATCAGTAAAAGTAGATACATTTGGAACAGGAAAAGTAAGTGAGATAGAGCTTGCTGAAGCTGTTAAAAAAGTATTTGATTTAACACCAAGAGGAATAGAAAAATCATTAGAATTAAGAAGTGGAAAATTCAAATATCAAGACTTAGCAGCATTTGGACATATTGGAAGAACTGACTTAGATATTCCTTGGGAAAAAACAAATAAAGTTGAAGAATTAAAAGCTATATTAAATAAATAG